A genomic window from Fibrobacterota bacterium includes:
- a CDS encoding exo-alpha-sialidase, whose protein sequence is MKRLLSASTCLAIAALATQGHGAYTWKSVQILGGGYVPGVAFHPTAKGVAYNRTDVGGAYRLAANGKDWVAINDGFTSSNDMGSIAIGLDPADPNAVYLTGGLYLTIAWAGPASFFRSADQGATWTKIPLTTTNVTGTKSTMVNKDGALCLGGNEGTRGAGPRIAAKGSTIFLGTNQNGLLQSADKGSTWTTVAALGDTGVSAVLFDDAGNVYAAPYAGGLFMSTNGTTWTQLTGFTGKVYQMGYAKSTNTIWITSNATKPLDQNEGGGGAVWTFDATAKTFAKVTMPEKGGKDYGYGGVSVNPANAQQILISTVGWWRGKDSPKTPATFVPHEAIFQSLDGGKTWTDILGNGTLDGASAFSSVTSNPHWLTALAVNPSNPDHVIFGTGYGVWSTENASAAKPTWTFTNKGLEETVPLGLVSSTVGAPLVSVVGDVDGYYHTDLDVPPTTRHQIEAGTNFDLSVAGKAPTKMVRIFKEATKGLGAYSEDAGMTWTAFKTYPPFVQGQYTTSPTYTNETNYAAISADGSSIVWNMQTHGVYFSKDKGATWTKSTTAAALLANSFVGFRVVADRVTAGTFYIYNAATGILYRSIDDGANWTVMNSNLQKVDDWAYNYMRVYASPKAAGLLWITQGQQDPPNMWVGENAVYRSTDGGATLETVGTLKSATAIGFGKGLTPDIPAIYAYGLKGSGKGLYRSTDDAASWTRIDAEGHQYGGFGMITGDPCIFSRIYVSGGAARGILYAEDGVNANSCPDRIDNKGGSSVSGRATNLDGIRRQGGRLVSSAAFVLTTLDGREVRRSTPSAQGASLSLDGLHKGLYVAQGAGSSTKISVF, encoded by the coding sequence ATGAAACGACTCCTTTCCGCCAGCACTTGCCTGGCCATCGCCGCTTTGGCCACCCAAGGCCATGGCGCCTACACCTGGAAGAGCGTCCAGATCCTGGGCGGCGGCTATGTCCCGGGTGTGGCGTTCCATCCCACCGCCAAAGGGGTGGCCTACAACCGCACCGACGTGGGCGGCGCGTACCGGTTGGCCGCCAACGGCAAGGACTGGGTCGCCATCAACGACGGCTTCACCAGCTCCAACGACATGGGCTCCATCGCCATTGGCCTGGACCCCGCCGACCCCAATGCCGTCTACCTCACCGGCGGCCTCTACCTGACCATCGCCTGGGCCGGACCCGCCTCGTTTTTCCGCTCGGCCGACCAAGGCGCCACCTGGACCAAAATCCCGCTGACCACCACCAATGTCACGGGCACCAAGAGCACGATGGTCAACAAGGACGGCGCGCTTTGCTTGGGAGGCAACGAAGGCACCCGTGGCGCCGGACCCCGCATCGCGGCCAAGGGATCCACCATCTTCTTGGGAACCAATCAAAACGGTCTGCTCCAGAGCGCCGACAAAGGCAGCACCTGGACCACCGTGGCCGCCCTGGGCGACACCGGTGTCAGCGCCGTGCTGTTCGATGATGCCGGCAACGTCTACGCCGCTCCCTACGCCGGTGGCCTGTTCATGAGCACCAACGGCACGACCTGGACCCAACTGACCGGGTTCACCGGAAAGGTCTACCAGATGGGCTACGCCAAGTCCACCAACACCATCTGGATCACCTCCAACGCCACCAAGCCGTTGGACCAAAACGAGGGCGGCGGCGGAGCCGTGTGGACGTTCGATGCGACCGCCAAGACCTTCGCCAAGGTGACCATGCCGGAAAAGGGCGGCAAGGACTACGGCTACGGGGGAGTGAGCGTGAATCCCGCCAACGCCCAGCAGATTTTGATTTCCACGGTGGGCTGGTGGCGCGGCAAGGATTCCCCGAAGACCCCCGCCACCTTCGTGCCCCACGAGGCCATCTTCCAAAGCCTGGACGGCGGCAAGACCTGGACCGACATTTTGGGCAACGGCACCTTGGACGGCGCCAGCGCGTTCAGCTCCGTCACCTCCAATCCCCACTGGCTCACCGCCCTGGCCGTGAATCCGTCCAATCCCGACCACGTGATCTTCGGGACCGGCTACGGCGTGTGGAGCACCGAAAACGCCTCCGCCGCCAAGCCCACCTGGACCTTCACCAACAAAGGGCTGGAAGAGACCGTGCCCCTTGGCCTGGTCAGCTCCACCGTGGGCGCACCCCTGGTGAGCGTGGTCGGCGACGTGGACGGCTACTACCACACCGATCTGGACGTTCCTCCCACGACCCGCCACCAGATCGAAGCCGGGACGAATTTTGACTTGTCCGTGGCCGGCAAGGCTCCCACCAAGATGGTCCGCATCTTCAAGGAAGCCACGAAAGGGTTGGGCGCCTACTCCGAAGACGCCGGCATGACCTGGACGGCCTTCAAGACCTATCCGCCGTTCGTGCAGGGACAATACACGACCAGCCCCACCTACACCAACGAGACCAACTACGCGGCCATCTCCGCCGATGGCTCCAGCATCGTGTGGAACATGCAGACGCACGGCGTGTACTTCTCCAAGGACAAGGGAGCCACCTGGACCAAGTCCACCACCGCCGCCGCACTCCTGGCCAATTCGTTCGTGGGCTTTCGCGTGGTCGCGGACCGTGTCACGGCGGGCACCTTCTACATCTACAACGCCGCCACCGGCATCCTCTACAGATCCATCGATGACGGCGCCAACTGGACCGTGATGAACTCCAACCTCCAGAAGGTGGACGACTGGGCCTACAACTACATGCGCGTGTACGCCTCGCCCAAAGCGGCGGGCCTCCTCTGGATCACGCAGGGCCAACAGGATCCGCCGAACATGTGGGTGGGCGAGAACGCCGTGTACCGTTCCACCGACGGCGGCGCCACCCTCGAAACCGTGGGCACCTTGAAGTCCGCCACCGCCATCGGGTTCGGCAAGGGCCTCACCCCCGACATCCCCGCCATCTACGCCTACGGCCTCAAGGGCAGCGGCAAGGGGCTGTACCGCTCCACGGACGACGCCGCCAGCTGGACGCGCATCGACGCGGAAGGCCACCAGTACGGCGGCTTCGGGATGATCACGGGAGACCCCTGCATCTTCTCGCGCATCTACGTGTCGGGTGGTGCCGCCCGCGGCATCCTCTACGCCGAAGACGGCGTGAATGCCAATTCCTGTCCCGACCGCATCGACAACAAGGGTGGATCCTCGGTGTCGGGTCGCGCCACGAACCTCGACGGAATCCGTCGCCAAGGAGGCCGTCTGGTCTCCTCCGCAGCCTTCGTGTTGACCACCCTGGACGGCCGCGAGGTGCGCCGCTCGACTCCCTCCGCCCAGGGAGCATCCCTTTCGCTGGACGGCCTGCACAAGGGGCTCTACGTGGCGCAAGGCGCAGGATCGAGCACGAAGATCTCGGTGTTCTGA
- a CDS encoding right-handed parallel beta-helix repeat-containing protein: MRLGPSFRLLSLLTCPALATTYHVGPGQPLTNIADAPLSSLKPGDSVLIHARPEPYLEKFVLSVEGTANQPVVVRGVPDPADGSLPRIQGAGAKNAKGQNFWSEGRGLIKIGGANTPSTPAAHLRVENLDLSGAKQGGSFTDRNGSQATWPDNAAGIFVESGTDIQIRGCRIHGNGNGLFTASASKNVVVEANTIWDNGNAGSIYEHNSYTESDGIVFQYNDYGALCTGCPGNNLKDRSAGTVIRYNRIDGGNRQLDLVESDHDEILARPTYRRTYVQGNLLIEREGSGNRQMIHYGGDNGDTATYRHGILRFSHNTLWSDRTDRNTWVRLSSARDTFDARNNVFHTKASGSSLEILAGEGVAMLSGNWLPTGWKTSFEPLGKVVDANTNRTGTDPLWRDLANEDFRPASNSPLLTGSVAIPLEDGAPSIDFCLDKSRPLSWGPRTVREVVGAFGTSSVALAPRRTSPALSSAPRIDLGRGRVVLPVANGEVDAAGAVRR; encoded by the coding sequence ATGCGCCTCGGCCCTTCCTTCCGCCTGCTGTCTCTGCTGACTTGCCCCGCTTTGGCCACCACCTACCACGTGGGTCCGGGCCAGCCGCTGACGAACATTGCCGATGCTCCGCTTTCCAGCCTGAAGCCCGGCGACAGCGTGCTGATCCACGCCCGACCGGAACCGTATCTGGAGAAATTCGTGCTTTCCGTGGAGGGCACCGCCAACCAACCCGTGGTGGTGCGCGGCGTCCCCGACCCTGCCGACGGCTCGCTCCCTCGCATCCAAGGCGCCGGGGCGAAAAACGCCAAGGGCCAGAATTTTTGGTCGGAAGGTCGCGGCCTGATCAAGATCGGCGGGGCCAACACACCCTCCACGCCCGCCGCGCATCTGCGCGTGGAAAATCTGGACCTTTCCGGCGCCAAGCAAGGCGGCTCCTTCACGGACCGAAACGGGAGCCAAGCCACGTGGCCCGACAATGCCGCGGGGATCTTCGTGGAATCCGGCACCGACATCCAGATCCGGGGCTGCCGCATCCATGGAAACGGCAATGGCCTGTTCACCGCATCAGCCTCCAAGAACGTGGTGGTCGAAGCCAACACGATCTGGGACAACGGCAACGCGGGGAGCATCTACGAGCACAACTCCTACACGGAATCCGACGGCATCGTGTTCCAATACAACGACTACGGCGCGCTGTGCACCGGCTGCCCGGGCAACAACCTCAAGGACCGCTCCGCCGGCACCGTGATCCGCTACAACCGCATCGATGGCGGAAATCGTCAACTGGATCTAGTGGAGTCCGACCACGACGAGATCCTCGCGCGCCCCACCTACCGCCGCACCTACGTGCAGGGAAACCTCCTGATCGAACGCGAAGGCTCCGGAAACCGCCAGATGATCCACTACGGCGGCGACAACGGCGACACGGCCACCTATCGCCACGGAATCCTGCGCTTTTCCCACAACACGCTCTGGTCGGACCGCACCGACCGCAACACCTGGGTGCGCCTCTCCAGCGCGCGCGACACCTTCGATGCACGCAACAACGTCTTCCACACCAAGGCATCGGGATCATCCTTGGAAATCCTCGCGGGCGAAGGCGTGGCGATGCTTTCCGGCAACTGGCTACCCACCGGTTGGAAGACCTCCTTCGAGCCCTTGGGCAAGGTGGTGGACGCCAACACCAACCGCACCGGCACCGATCCGCTCTGGAGGGACCTCGCCAACGAGGACTTCCGCCCCGCGTCCAACTCCCCTTTGCTGACCGGATCGGTGGCCATCCCCCTGGAAGACGGCGCGCCCTCGATCGATTTCTGTCTGGACAAATCCCGTCCTCTATCCTGGGGACCGCGCACGGTGCGCGAGGTCGTCGGTGCCTTCGGAACCAGCTCGGTGGCCTTGGCTCCGCGACGAACCTCGCCTGCCTTATCCTCCGCACCCCGGATCGATCTCGGACGGGGGCGGGTGGTGCTGCCTGTGGCGAACGGGGAAGTGGATGCGGCGGGGGCCGTGAGGAGATAG
- a CDS encoding family 16 glycosylhydrolase: MKWTRTVLLALSMSAVSSWAGALDCSGAELYSLDTVKYGRWEIRMRAGAKSGTVSSFFLYYNRSHEGRGEPWRELDIEILGKNAKGFQSNPITGTAEKRAPAEKFHETEDDLAKTFHTYVLEWTPDSIVWDLDGKRIRKIAADTQVVGLRSKSMSYRMNLWASAWPDWSGPFELKDLPTCQFINWIRYHKYTPGKGPGGSNWTEAWVDDFDTLNTTRWGEGSWGFEGNFATFTPANLETQNGLAVLALTRRGQEGTTCGFARGLYPEDPLGKSFPGAGKGFTLR; encoded by the coding sequence ATGAAGTGGACCCGTACCGTTCTTCTCGCCTTGTCCATGAGCGCCGTTTCCAGTTGGGCTGGCGCATTGGATTGCTCTGGCGCCGAGCTCTATTCCCTGGACACGGTCAAATACGGACGCTGGGAAATCCGCATGCGCGCAGGCGCCAAGTCCGGCACCGTCTCGTCGTTCTTCCTCTACTACAACCGATCGCACGAGGGACGAGGCGAGCCCTGGCGGGAGCTGGACATCGAGATCCTGGGCAAGAACGCCAAGGGATTCCAGTCCAACCCCATCACCGGAACGGCGGAAAAGCGCGCCCCCGCCGAGAAGTTCCACGAAACCGAAGACGACCTCGCCAAGACCTTCCACACCTACGTGCTGGAATGGACGCCCGACTCCATCGTTTGGGATCTTGACGGCAAACGCATCCGGAAAATCGCTGCAGACACCCAGGTGGTGGGTCTACGGTCCAAGTCCATGAGCTACCGCATGAACCTGTGGGCTTCCGCTTGGCCCGACTGGAGCGGACCGTTCGAGCTCAAAGACCTGCCCACCTGCCAGTTCATCAACTGGATCCGCTACCACAAATACACTCCCGGCAAGGGTCCGGGCGGCTCCAACTGGACCGAAGCGTGGGTGGACGACTTCGACACCCTCAACACCACCCGATGGGGCGAAGGTTCGTGGGGCTTCGAGGGCAACTTCGCCACCTTCACCCCTGCCAACCTGGAGACCCAAAACGGCCTGGCGGTCCTGGCCCTCACCCGACGCGGCCAGGAAGGCACCACCTGCGGATTCGCCCGCGGCCTGTACCCGGAAGACCCCCTGGGCAAGTCCTTCCCCGGAGCGGGCAAGGGCTTCACCCTGCGCTGA